CAAAAATGCAGGTAACAGTTCAATCAAAATGCTAACTTAGAATCAATAGTAGCTTACCCTTTTTTCCGGTTACACTGAAGGGCTTCGAACTTGAACCTAGACTACTCTTACCAACTTTCACCGCTGGGCTAACCACAATGGCTTAATAGCAGCTTACTTTAGAGCAAGCCCATTGCTGGTTTTCTAAATTGTGCATGAAAATCATATAAATGTCTAATTAATTAGTACTTAATTATATAAGCAGGTTTAAACAGATGTGGGAAGAGCTGCAGGCTTAGGTGGTTGAATTATCTGAGGCCAGACATTAAGAGAGGTAACATATCTCCAGATGAAGAAGAGCTTATCATTAGGCTTCACAAGCTTTTGGGGAACCggtaattttcttttgatttttttttatttatgaaattctaGTAATTGGGTTCTttattttgattgatttttttttttttttaatttcagatGGTCTCTAATAGCTGGTAGGCTTCCAGGGCGAACAGACAATGAAATAAAGAACTACTGGAACACAAATTTAGGTAAAAAAGTTCATGACCACCAACAACAAGGATCTGCTTCAGATCTCAAGCACCACAAAAATGGTGAACCAAATTCCAAGAAAGCAAAAATGATGGACATGGCAACACCATCATCCCATGTTGTCCGTACCAAAGCTGCTAAGTGTACCAAAGTTTTTATCAACCCACACCCACACAAAGTCCCACTTGGTCATAATCATCAACATTACACTGAGGAAACAAATGCAGGGGGACTAATGTTTGATGACAAGCCAGCAGCTATGGATGATGACCACATTAATAGGACACGGTCATTTTCTTCATTCTCTAATATCAATGCTGATCAAGAGAATTCAACCTCGGATTTTTTGGTGgattttgacatggatgagATTAGCTTAGCCAATCTTCTGAACTCGGATTTTCCGGAGATTAACCACGACGACTTGAATCATATTAGCAGTGACAATGTTATGTCACGTTGTGTAGATGAAACTGCTCAATTTTTTTCAGAAGGAATGCTGCAACATTGGAAGAATGGTGATAGCGACAATGGTGATGATCGAGTTCAAGTTCAGCCAAATTTTATTCTCAATTTCCATTCCTTCAATTCTTTTCTGGGTTCTGATCATCAAGGGGAAGAATGCCTTGGAGTTGGAAAGAGTAGTTGAATAATTTTTCCTAGTTATTgtatattgtaatattttttatGGTGTCATCTTGTCTCCATGCTGGTCATGTTGGATATTTACCATAATTATCAGTGGCAGTCCTACTTTTCCTTGATTTATATGATCAGAGAAATCGCTTTTGAGATGTGTTATTTTTCGATGGAATATGGCCTCATGTGTGGTGTGTTTCATATGTTGTCCTGCAGTGGAGCGAGAACCTTTTGATTTCTAAGTTGAACTTTAGGTATATGCTatgaaaaagagaaagaaatgcaCTGCTTCCCCTGGAGAAAATAGCAAGCTTGCTTAAAGTACATACAAATAAATTGACACAAATCTggatttttatgattttttattttgtttccgtCAATTATCACAGATTCTTCAGTGTaagttttttaatgaaaaaaatttgaaggaaaacaatttaaaaaaataaacaaagagtGGAATTTCATACAGAGTTCGTCCTTTCTTGTAAGTTTAATACTCTCAAAAGTAGGGGACCCAGCCCCTTATGATTGATAAGAGTCATCCACGTTAACATTTATTTATGTGGACCAACTTTGTGTAATTATGGAAGAGAAATACTATGGATATTCTTCTAAAAGTGAGATTTTCTATTAACTTTATGCTCCCTCATttgttttgcataaagtttttataatattgacatgATAACTAACGATCAATTGTGAGACGACAGAGAGTTCATAAAAAATCTCACTTTCAAAAGTCGCCTTGGTATTTCCCATTATAGACATGATAATGCCCAGATCGATGAAACTCATGTTCAAGAAGTCAATTAATTGAAAAGATTAAAAAGTAGGATGAATTGTCAATTTATCCTTAAATTATTACCTAAGTGAAAATTAAGTCCTTAAATGATTTTTTCGAAATAATCAGTCATCAAACTAATAAAATCTGCCAATTACATCCATAATATTAAATTCAAAGCTATACTATTTAATTTTTCGTCAATTTAAGTCGCGTGACTAGCATGTGATACACTTTAGAGAGTAGATTGGTAGATTTTCATAGTTTAAGgacttgttttttttcaaagaaatagTGTACAGAGTTAACTTTAAAGGGTAAATTAGACATTTGATTCGCAACTTATATGCAACATTGAGAGCATGTAGGCAAGAAAATGGCGGCAAGAGTCTCTAAAATATGTTATGTGATTACACTGACAAACAATTAGATAAAATAATTTTGAGTATAATATTaaggatgaaattagcaatttttaatgaattctatgacttattttatcaaaaaaataatttagagaCCTAATTTCACTGAGATGATGATTTAGAGACTAAATCGACAGTTCACCCTAAAAAGTATGTGTGTGGCACAACATTCTTCATATCTTAAGTTTCAATTAATTTGACTTTTTCACTCCAATTAGCTTACGGGCATGCCCTATAAAAATCTATTAAGTTcttgatttcaaattttcaagagAAACGAGATTGTATTAGTCAAAAGAATTGGCAATAGCAATCTTAGAGGAACTAATTAAAAAGTGTATTTTCAAGCCTTTACAATCATAGAGGAGCTAAAAAGTGCTTCTTGTGCTTCCATTTAATTGAACCCAATTGTGAATATGGTTTTTTTGTTCTATATTAGTCATGTACAGTTAACCACAAGCTGGTAATCTAGTGGTAAAGAACGGATTGTGAGGCTTCcttcaaattaaaaattggAGGTCTCAGGTTCAAAACCTGCTGCTGGTGTGGAAGCTAAACTTGTGGCCAGGAGAAGGTTGAAATATTTTTGTAAGTCTTTTCAGCCCCTCAGAAGTAATGGATAAACGTGGCTTGCCACCCGTTGTTCCCTTTTTAGAAGTTTAAAAAGTCATGTACCATtagaaataaaaagagaaagttgAAATGTCTATGTAAGTCTTCCCAACCTCCCAGAATAGATGGATAACTGTGGCTTGCCATCCATTATTCCCTtttttaaaagtttaaaaagtCATGTACCGTTAGAAATAAAGAGAGAAGTGTATAtgttcatgaaaaaaaaaagaaaaaaaaaaaagagaagagaggTGTAACAACAAATGACTGGTAAGTTTTTCTCTTCAGTTACCTACGTCTTGCATCAGTGTGCAAGGTTTAAAAATAGGTATACCATCCCTGTGAGCTATTTCTCTAATAGAGGAAAAAACTTTCTCTGTcgcaaaatataaattattacATATCTATTTATTATCACGTGACTTGTTAGAGCATTTTTAAAaaagatgtcaaattttaaacattaaaatgatAATTGATAGCCTATGTGGCAATTTGACATTTTGTACAATATTTTGCTCCACCCAATATGTTAAATAATAATgtcatttaataaattttttatctttttgtgaAGCTCAATGATTAAGGCAATCaatcaaatatttcaaaaacataacaacatttattatatattatattaatctattaaaaaatcatttaatgaatttgacatctgctgtcaaatttgacagcaaaagGTTTTGACTTCAAATGATTCAGCGCCACGTAAGAAATTGAAGGTTAAGTTGAAGAGAGTTTGCTATTATTTTTTACTGTTGTATGTCTACATGAtaattttaacattttcttTGAAGATGCTCTTTCGTTATAACTAACTAACATATCGTACCAAATGATTGAACataacatttctcaaatctagcttctgtctctctctctcaatagtAAACACGTGTCTCGGTCAAATGATCTGCTATCAAGCGAGGCTGCTGGCCACAAATGATCGTTCAAATGGTCCCAATCCAACGAAGCCTCCCCACACTACTCCATCTGTAGCAGTAGTAGGCGAAGGTCCAACGTGTCAGCCCTTAAGGTGCTGCAAAGTGCTCATTGCCTTTAGGGTGGATTGGGGGGCCTATCGTGCCTCTACGTTGGGAATGTGCACAGAAGGGGTGATGTGACAATAATAAAGTGCTTAT
This is a stretch of genomic DNA from Malus domestica chromosome 02, GDT2T_hap1. It encodes these proteins:
- the LOC114819622 gene encoding transcription factor MYB1-like, whose product is MGRSPCCAKEGMNRGAWTAHEDKVLTEYIKLHGEGRWRNLPKNAGLNRCGKSCRLRWLNYLRPDIKRGNISPDEEELIIRLHKLLGNRWSLIAGRLPGRTDNEIKNYWNTNLGKKVHDHQQQGSASDLKHHKNGEPNSKKAKMMDMATPSSHVVRTKAAKCTKVFINPHPHKVPLGHNHQHYTEETNAGGLMFDDKPAAMDDDHINRTRSFSSFSNINADQENSTSDFLVDFDMDEISLANLLNSDFPEINHDDLNHISSDNVMSRCVDETAQFFSEGMLQHWKNGDSDNGDDRVQVQPNFILNFHSFNSFLGSDHQGEECLGVGKSS